A stretch of Leucobacter aridicollis DNA encodes these proteins:
- a CDS encoding M15 family metallopeptidase, with protein MSRVPRETYVSPQQHGFPHPPPAVVRRRRAVAIGAAVIVATAIAVAVVATLMTSVTNIPGIARAADSAPFGAPSAPADGETGAIDITEPISPFNEEHPAVSRLNPDLRAAIQAAAADAEADGIQIELTSGWRSADYQAGLLNDAIADYGSEQAAREFVSTPEASKHVTGDAVDVARVDPALWIEQYGNAYGLCRVFANESWHFELATSPGGECPPMLADASEAQ; from the coding sequence GTGTCACGAGTTCCCCGAGAAACCTACGTCTCACCGCAGCAGCACGGCTTTCCGCACCCGCCGCCTGCGGTCGTCCGGCGCCGCCGCGCGGTCGCAATCGGAGCTGCAGTCATCGTGGCTACCGCGATCGCCGTCGCCGTCGTCGCGACCCTCATGACCTCGGTGACGAACATCCCAGGCATCGCACGCGCCGCCGACTCGGCCCCGTTTGGTGCCCCGAGCGCCCCGGCAGACGGAGAGACAGGCGCGATCGACATCACCGAGCCGATCTCCCCGTTCAACGAGGAGCACCCGGCGGTGAGCCGGCTCAACCCGGACCTCCGGGCCGCGATTCAGGCCGCGGCCGCGGACGCCGAGGCCGACGGGATCCAGATCGAGCTGACCTCGGGCTGGCGCAGCGCCGATTACCAGGCCGGACTACTAAACGACGCGATCGCCGACTACGGCAGCGAGCAGGCTGCGCGAGAGTTCGTCAGCACGCCAGAGGCGTCGAAGCACGTGACCGGTGACGCCGTCGACGTCGCGCGCGTCGACCCGGCGCTGTGGATCGAACAGTACGGCAACGCGTACGGGCTGTGCCGCGTGTTCGCCAACGAGAGCTGGCACTTCGAGCTCGCAACGTCGCCGGGCGGGGAATGCCCGCCGATGCTCGCCGACGCGAGTGAGGCGCAGTGA
- the alr gene encoding alanine racemase, with amino-acid sequence MSVVDRVAAPPAHRLAEIFVDRRAIAQNVQHFAWATQTPIMAVVKADGFGHGDVAEIALANGATWIGVATIPEALRLRAQGIAAPILSWLNPIDADWESAIAHRVDVAVTSLEQLYAVGDAARPETGPARIHLHLDVGMSRDGAPSDIWSALCVAARALEDAGRVRVIGIMGHLSVADDPTSTQNDVERLRFVNGVRVAHARGLAPSELHLAATAGALHRPDARFTLSRVGAGLYGIDPAGIAPLIPALTLTAPVAQLRRVAANVGVGYGHDYTTREATTLAVLPIGYGDGLPRAAQGSAEVTIRGRRYPVVGRISMDQIVVDVGDAAVELGDVALVMGPGSRHEPTAKEWATWSNTIEHELVTRLGVRSSRVLRTADARWAR; translated from the coding sequence GTGAGCGTCGTGGACCGCGTGGCGGCGCCCCCGGCGCACCGCCTCGCGGAGATCTTCGTGGACCGCCGGGCAATCGCGCAAAACGTGCAGCACTTCGCCTGGGCGACGCAGACGCCGATCATGGCCGTCGTGAAGGCCGACGGCTTCGGCCACGGCGATGTTGCCGAGATCGCGCTCGCGAACGGGGCGACCTGGATCGGCGTGGCGACGATCCCGGAGGCGCTGCGGCTGCGCGCGCAGGGCATCGCGGCCCCGATCCTCAGCTGGCTCAACCCGATTGACGCCGATTGGGAGTCCGCGATCGCGCACCGGGTCGACGTCGCCGTCACCAGTCTCGAACAGCTCTACGCGGTGGGCGACGCAGCGCGGCCCGAGACCGGCCCCGCGAGGATTCACCTGCACCTCGACGTCGGGATGTCGCGCGACGGGGCTCCGAGCGACATCTGGTCGGCGCTGTGTGTCGCCGCCCGCGCGCTCGAGGACGCCGGGCGCGTGCGGGTCATCGGCATCATGGGCCACCTCTCGGTCGCCGACGACCCGACGAGCACGCAGAACGACGTCGAGCGGTTGCGGTTCGTGAACGGCGTGCGCGTGGCGCACGCCCGGGGTCTCGCGCCGAGCGAGCTGCATCTCGCGGCGACGGCTGGGGCGCTGCACCGGCCTGACGCCCGGTTCACGCTCAGCCGCGTCGGCGCCGGGCTCTACGGGATCGATCCGGCGGGCATCGCCCCGCTCATCCCCGCCCTGACGCTCACGGCCCCCGTCGCGCAACTGCGCCGCGTTGCCGCGAACGTCGGCGTCGGGTACGGGCACGACTACACGACTCGGGAGGCGACCACGCTCGCCGTGCTGCCGATCGGGTACGGAGACGGGCTGCCGCGCGCCGCGCAGGGCAGTGCAGAGGTGACTATTCGAGGACGCAGGTATCCGGTAGTGGGAAGGATTTCGATGGATCAGATTGTTGTTGACGTTGGCGATGCCGCGGTGGAGCTCGGGGATGTCGCGCTCGTGATGGGGCCGGGCTCGCGACACGAGCCGACCGCCAAGGAATGGGCGACGTGGTCGAACACGATCGAGCACGAGCTGGTCACGCGCCTTGGCGTGCGCAGCAGCCGGGTGCTCCGCACCGCGGACGCGAGGTGGGCGCGATGA
- a CDS encoding D-alanine--D-alanine ligase family protein has product MSRARHVLVLGGGAGAEHDVSIGSAAAVREALLASGHLVTGLTIRRDGGWETISGAQIGIAAAIQRLSESDVVFPALHGEGTEDGTVAGLLEMTGVPYVGSGVRAGALAMDKWASKLIAERLGIATARGVLIDGEDEHGDPAAVRLPVVVKPVASGSSYGAARVERAQDLGPAIAAAQAYDPRVLVEEFVIAREIDVAVMRRADGELHVAPPLEIGKDTERLFDTALKYDAAPDFRVPAQISAEVRARLNAAAKAIFQALGCAGVARVDFFVRGDEIIFNEINTMPGMTEHSQVPRMFAVDGVTFPELTARLVAAAYARDARRS; this is encoded by the coding sequence ATGAGCCGGGCGCGGCACGTGCTCGTGCTCGGCGGCGGCGCGGGCGCGGAGCACGACGTGTCGATCGGTTCCGCAGCGGCGGTGCGTGAGGCGCTGCTCGCGAGCGGCCACCTGGTGACCGGGCTCACGATTCGGCGCGACGGCGGCTGGGAGACGATTTCGGGCGCCCAGATCGGGATCGCGGCCGCGATCCAGCGCCTGTCCGAGAGCGACGTCGTCTTCCCTGCCCTCCACGGCGAGGGGACCGAGGACGGCACGGTCGCCGGCCTCCTCGAGATGACGGGCGTGCCGTACGTCGGCTCGGGTGTCCGTGCGGGCGCCCTCGCGATGGACAAGTGGGCGTCGAAGCTCATCGCCGAGCGGCTCGGGATCGCGACGGCGCGGGGCGTGCTCATCGACGGCGAGGACGAGCACGGCGACCCTGCCGCCGTGCGGCTGCCCGTGGTGGTCAAGCCCGTCGCCTCGGGGTCGAGCTACGGTGCTGCCAGGGTCGAGCGCGCCCAGGACCTGGGGCCGGCCATCGCTGCGGCTCAGGCCTACGACCCCCGCGTACTCGTCGAGGAATTCGTGATCGCGCGGGAGATCGATGTCGCCGTCATGCGACGCGCGGACGGTGAGCTTCACGTCGCGCCGCCGCTCGAGATCGGCAAGGACACGGAGCGGCTCTTCGACACCGCGCTGAAGTATGACGCAGCCCCCGACTTCCGCGTGCCCGCGCAGATCTCCGCGGAGGTCCGGGCCCGGCTGAACGCCGCGGCGAAGGCAATCTTTCAGGCGCTCGGCTGCGCGGGCGTTGCCCGCGTCGACTTCTTCGTGCGGGGCGACGAGATCATCTTCAACGAGATCAACACGATGCCGGGAATGACCGAGCATTCGCAGGTGCCGCGTATGTTTGCTGTAGACGGTGTCACGTTCCCGGAGCTGACCGCCAGGCTTGTGGCGGCGGCCTACGCGCGCGACGCCAGGAGGAGTTAG
- a CDS encoding response regulator transcription factor has product MLKILVVEDSPELAQAYRLALSQRGHEVQIEATGAGGARAAIADAPDVVLLDLMLPDIDGFSVCRHIRQDSDVPIIMLTARDDDGDIIGGLDSGADDYVVKPVSPGVLEARIRAVVRSRQQATSEASPATALEYAGLRVDLGSLVVTRDGEELELSPNELRLLIVLLEHQGQVLSREQLLERAWGAAEAGDLRLVNAAVQRLRLKIEQDPADPQLLRTVRGFGYRLG; this is encoded by the coding sequence ATGCTGAAGATTCTCGTGGTCGAAGACAGCCCCGAGCTCGCGCAGGCCTACCGGCTTGCCTTGAGCCAGCGCGGTCACGAGGTGCAGATCGAGGCGACGGGCGCCGGCGGTGCGCGCGCGGCGATCGCGGACGCCCCCGATGTGGTACTGCTCGACCTGATGCTGCCCGACATCGACGGGTTCAGCGTGTGCCGGCATATCCGCCAGGACTCGGACGTGCCGATCATCATGCTCACCGCGCGCGACGACGATGGCGACATCATCGGCGGCCTGGACTCCGGCGCCGACGATTACGTCGTGAAGCCCGTGTCACCCGGCGTGCTCGAGGCGCGCATCCGCGCCGTCGTGCGGAGCCGGCAGCAAGCAACGAGCGAGGCGTCGCCCGCGACGGCGCTCGAGTACGCCGGGCTGCGGGTGGACCTCGGCTCGCTCGTCGTGACGCGTGACGGGGAGGAGCTTGAGCTCTCGCCGAACGAGCTCCGCCTCCTCATCGTGCTGCTCGAGCATCAGGGGCAGGTGCTCAGCCGTGAGCAGCTGCTTGAGCGCGCGTGGGGCGCGGCCGAGGCGGGGGATCTCAGACTGGTGAACGCGGCGGTGCAGCGGCTCAGGCTGAAAATCGAGCAGGATCCCGCGGACCCGCAGCTGCTGCGCACCGTCCGCGGCTTCGGTTACAGGCTCGGCTGA
- a CDS encoding sensor histidine kinase yields the protein MRTKRWRPTLSTRITLTLVAVAVGVAAITAGTLVWNARLIILESRQAAIFDVLRVEAKMSVDALPETPSEADLTAASEEFSVPAVLINLRTGENGGTLLIDDIPEYLVQTLVDGGGVSAYERETRYGFLTFTAGTVVDAGDGGDQIAAFGVFDMQTQQEEIDRLVNLGVSVGLIFVAAAAVIGLVVGRQLGRPLESLVEVADGLGTPDQSPVVDTGYPDVNAVLDAMRNSEARLHTTIGQLEHSEATARQLVADVAHELRTPLATLVAVSEILADTESATPENRSEAGQIAARSATHLTTLTNDILELSRFDSNKADVVREPVEITELWRDLAENRQWEDVAFDLYGDPIVNTDEVRLRLIVSNLVTNALRHGAPPVEVTVWNQDGTLTLTVADGGPGVADEHEAQVFKRFYQASSSRSGSESSGLGLAIVRENARLLGGDAWLTQTAGTVFAVWIPTGMPQAAGSNGGGSGGETA from the coding sequence ATGCGCACCAAGCGGTGGCGCCCCACGCTGAGTACCCGGATCACGCTGACGCTCGTCGCGGTCGCGGTCGGCGTGGCCGCGATCACCGCGGGCACGCTCGTGTGGAACGCGCGCCTCATCATCCTTGAGTCGCGGCAGGCCGCGATCTTCGACGTGCTGCGGGTCGAGGCGAAGATGAGCGTGGACGCGTTGCCCGAGACACCGAGTGAAGCAGACCTCACGGCCGCGTCCGAGGAGTTCTCGGTTCCCGCGGTGCTCATCAATCTGCGCACGGGGGAGAACGGCGGCACGCTGCTCATCGACGACATCCCCGAGTACCTCGTGCAGACGCTTGTCGACGGTGGCGGCGTCTCCGCGTACGAGCGTGAGACGCGCTACGGGTTTCTCACGTTCACCGCGGGAACCGTGGTCGATGCTGGCGACGGTGGAGACCAGATCGCAGCTTTTGGCGTGTTCGACATGCAGACGCAACAGGAGGAGATCGACAGGCTCGTGAACCTCGGCGTCTCGGTCGGGCTCATCTTCGTTGCCGCGGCAGCGGTCATCGGGCTCGTTGTCGGGCGGCAGCTGGGTCGGCCCCTTGAGAGCCTCGTCGAGGTCGCCGACGGTCTCGGAACCCCCGACCAGTCGCCCGTGGTCGATACCGGCTACCCCGACGTGAACGCCGTGCTTGACGCGATGCGAAACTCCGAGGCTCGACTGCACACCACCATCGGCCAGCTCGAACACAGCGAGGCGACCGCCCGCCAGCTCGTGGCCGACGTCGCCCACGAACTTCGGACGCCGCTCGCCACGCTCGTCGCGGTCTCAGAGATCCTCGCCGACACGGAATCCGCGACCCCCGAGAACCGGAGCGAAGCCGGGCAGATCGCAGCGCGCAGCGCGACGCACCTGACGACGCTCACGAACGACATTCTTGAGCTCTCGCGGTTCGATTCGAATAAGGCCGACGTGGTGCGGGAACCCGTCGAGATCACGGAGCTCTGGCGAGACCTCGCCGAGAATCGGCAGTGGGAGGACGTGGCCTTCGATCTGTACGGCGACCCCATCGTGAACACGGACGAGGTGCGGCTCCGGCTCATCGTGTCGAATCTCGTGACAAACGCGCTCCGACACGGCGCCCCGCCAGTCGAAGTCACCGTGTGGAATCAGGACGGCACACTCACGCTCACCGTCGCCGACGGCGGCCCGGGCGTCGCAGACGAGCACGAGGCGCAGGTGTTCAAGCGGTTCTACCAGGCGAGTTCCTCGCGCTCGGGGAGCGAGAGCAGCGGGCTCGGCCTCGCGATCGTACGCGAGAATGCGCGGCTGCTCGGCGGCGACGCCTGGCTCACCCAAACGGCCGGCACCGTGTTCGCCGTGTGGATCCCGACCGGCATGCCGCAGGCGGCTGGCTCGAATGGCGGCGGCTCCGGCGGTGAGACCGCGTAG